agtaacacacaactgaatcatatatttgaaaaacgaatctggacatgcaatatatcgaatggtatgttttcgaggtcgctgagtacgaatatgaacctATTTTTTGTGTCCACCCCCCCCCTCAATGTTCCTCTgggccccaacaagggggccaaaatttcaaaaaatcatcaaaaagtcgagtgatatatcaaatggaatgtttttgaggccgccaagcacaaatatgaacttatttttgggtctcacctcacaatgtccctctgtgccccaaagaAGGggccaaatttctaaaaatcgtgGAAATTCGAGTGAAATAATATCGAATGGTGTGTTTTcgggattctattttgaaatattttatcaatttatgagttttttcagcaaaaaaagaaacattataaatgattaatttcatttaaatttcccatgaaaatataattcgagTGGCACGTAAGTACctagacaaaatttaaaaatagaaataaattgGATGATTATGCATtttgtttcaatgaaattcgACAACACAGTGAAAGTCCTAGTTCcaatttattttctattgaaaaataatcaaaacctgGTAGGTGAGTGAgcgttttaaagaaaaatcttgtgatgtaaaatgttttctttgcaaaatgagcgttcaaaatttttgaacagcgATCCCATAATACCTTGGTAATGCGAGTAGCTCTACTTACATCTCCCCTCCTCCCACCGAAAGTTAGTCcaatcagtatttttgaaatgaatttcagaattttttctaaaataatgacGTGAATCTTTAAATAAAAAGATCACaccatgttttttcgtcaactttttgGGGCTGAGAATCATTGTGCTTtggattctaaaaatatgtGTTCAATGATCATGAAAACAGATCTACTATTCGATACACTCGTAATTTACATGATGTTcaacgacttttcaaaattttatcctatttagaaAGGCGTAAAGGAGTTTTGCGGAACTATAAGCAGAAatcaagttcatattcgtattcagcgacttcgaaaacataccactCGATATacttatcactcgacttttcatgatttttcaaaatttggcccattTTTTGGAGCGAAAAGGGACATTGTGAGGTTGGAcccgaaaaataagttcatattcgtactcagcgacctcgaaaacataccattcgatatatcactctactttccacgatttttagaaatttggccCCTtctttggggcacagagggacattgtgaggtgagacccaaaaataagttcatatttgtgcttggcggcctcaaaaacattccatttgatatatcactcgactttttgatgattttttgaaattttggcccccttgttggggcccAGAGGAACATTGGGGGGGGGTGGACACAAAAAATaggttcatattcgtactcatgcgacctcgaaaacataccattcgatatattgcatgtccagattcgtttttcaaatatatgattcagttgtgtgttacttgaaaaaccaagcatcccccaccaaccccttgggagggctgaagaccaatcaatggtggtgtgattaatagttgggtgagtagactttgtaaaaaaaatttgagcgaaaacgaatgatattaagtggtaactttgatcaatttattggactgactttttttcaaacacctattCTTTCCACCctttttttcagacacccctcttgagggatgggtatcgagcgtagtatcaaattgtcgaaaattcgaaggggaacatttttagtcgtggtagtttttatcgtaaacctaatatttacggagtaaatcgcaaaaaacgtaaatcggaaccggttttagccccctaaaaaaattagctccagggttaggttcggtttttttttggtagttcagagggttcatctgaacacattcccgaagaaaaaatttatgtgccaattttttcctttttgccctcgcttttttacgttattttcctgctctactaTCTTTAattactgtttgaaaaaaaagttcaaaatcaaaaatatttcaaaaagttggaGGTAATATGGAGTAAGTACCAATAAAAACTACAATAAAATGACgtttaaaaagccaaaaatgatttttttcagtttttacgtTTAAGTCACGCACAAACTATGGtttctcatgatttttttcatgatttttggatttttcgaaaaaattgttgaatatttaccaaaaagttgcagatAACATgaagtatttgtaaaaatgaaaataaacgaataaaacaagcaggaaaaatgatttttattcatcatttttacaaacgTCAGTCTTTTGGTTCTTTGTTTAGGCATTTTCGGTCCAGAATAATATGTCagaaatctgcaaaaaaatgaggtaccccatattaccagcATGTGAATACTTTAAcgccaaaaatgttctatttttttttttcaattgagaaaaaCGACTCACTGAAAAAGTAAAGTATGAAATAGATAGTAAAATCATGGCTGTTTCCGGCactctacttgaaatttcaaaaaaatatatatttttcgggaaaatgttcaaaaaacttcaaatatttcTCTTGGGATTGCATAAAAAAGTCACCGCCGATCGGGTGTGGTCAGATCATCTcacaatcatttaaaaacaatccttaaattttttcctgttgaaTATCACCCATAGAATACAAAAAAAGTGGGTAGCCCATACTACCTGCTTTTACCCTACGATTTTTGGTGGCATATTTCTTAAACACTTCAAGACTCTCATTCTTCTGAGAGGTGTGGTGAtggtggtcaaaattttacaaatcaatTTCTCCGCTTTTCTACCAAAtacattctcaatttttggttgcAGACAATTTGCAAACTCATTTAAACTTTCTTTCGGGAGGCAGGGGATGTAAGAGTCGAAATTTGACATTTAAACTTtccgtttcttttttttttaaatgtttcattgCTTTTAGATATTGGAGAGTTTTTTTGGGGATGGGAGGGCGAGGGAGGGAGGGGTGCTCAGTTTATCTTGTGATAAGATGAAAATGTTATTGTTATTGAGAAATTCCCAATAATTAGAGCTCAGACTTTTATGTTTCACATATTTTCTTGTTTGTAAGGAGATAGCACATATCGATAATATCTTGACGTATCAGAAAATTTCCTgtaaaatgagcccaatttcattttacatagaGTAAATGTGCCcaagtttgcgcgcttcctaaaggggtgctaaccgtaaccgcaaaaaaccgaaaactgtaaccgaaacccaaacaagaacctaattttagccattttcaaaccctaactgaaaacaaaaaccgaaatttcataggttttttaaaaactgtaaaaaaccataacaataataatgaagCAGCGTGAGTGAAACTGAAACCTAACCTGATATAATtcatttcggttttttttttttggttttcagtttgggttttttcagttttttcaatttttttggggggattttttcacattttcgacttttgagacccgaaatccagggaaattgataaatttaatgaacCTATCGAATTGGGTCCTTGGTTGTTGACTTGTTGCTTTTTAGGTTGTTGAATGCCAAAATGCTGAATGCTGAAAGGCCGGTTGCTAGTTGATTGATACGTTGATGGATGCATGAATGggcttgtttaatttttaagaatgttgatatttttgaagtaGTCGCGCATTTTTTTCAGGGCAGTGAACATAAACAGGGAAAAGGCTCGGAAGAATACAAGAATCATTTTGCCCTCCTAATTTGAGAATTGTTACTCATACCgcgttcaattaaaaaaatcgctttgtgttttgagattgagaaattttgaagaaattaaaaaaaaatatgtaagtaaaaccgaaaaaaaaaacgaaaaccaaaaccgaaatttttgtaaataaaaccaaaacccaaactgaaactgaaattttaaattttaaaaccaaaaccgaaacaaaatccgaaaaatgtcaatgaaaaaattggagtgaaactgtaaccttaataaaaataattaaggttagcacccctggcttcctaagattgcgcagtaacgatttctcagaaccagtgagagttacaacatttgataccccctttacttgaaagaagaatcaaaatgaccatacctaacaatttttggtgatggtagcaccaagtgttgccaactgacaagcgaaaaacttttttttttcaatttttttataactaacttttccaataaaagcgGCAAgagacaatttttatggaaatggcagtagaaatctaaataagctatttttagattcgtcattgtctggggattataacaagcacatatttcaagtattttctgcttttcaatttttcaaaaaaacatccctGTGCCTAtatgattgcgatttttatttttcgctacttttctagactaataatgatacCCTTCGAGGTACCGTCACAAAATCTAACTACCttgtaatttaatattttttttctcaaaaccaccTGGAAATACCACTAAATGATTAcacaaataagaattttggcaatttactcaattttgaggaaaatactcaggtagttggacactgtgatgctaaccattggtacgcgtcacaatatctaactaccttttttttttcgctgtaaatCGCGGGAGGATGTGTGCGGTGGTTCTCCACTACGACGAGGAACATTCTTGTGATGTTAAGAATGCCAAATCAACGAATCgatctattttattttgaaaaattatgaaaaaatttgcaggtAGGGTATGTGTTGTATTAATTCatgttttatttccttttttttttttttttttttttttttttttgtacaagcAGCTACAATATGctataaaatatgtaccaagtATAACATTTGAAAGCTGTTACAAAAAAACAGGTAACTTCACAATGACTAGAAATAATTAGAATCCATATTCCTCCCATTCTGCAAGATGGCGAAGCAAAAAGTAAAACGTTTCCCctacattttttatattttcggaAAATTGCTTCCACATGTATTCGTCTAAGTAGGAGGCTTTTCGATCCTCAGGCACGATTTGGCATTCTtaacatcacgagaatgttcctcGTCGTAGTGGAGAACCACCGCACACATCCTCCCGCGAtttacagtgaaaaaaaaaggtagttagatattgtgacgcgtatgcatcacagtatctaactacctgagtattttcagcagaaaaaaaaaaggtagttagatattgtgacgcgtatgcatcacagtatctaactacctgagtattttcacGGGGgaaaaaaaggtagttagatattgtgacgcgtaccaatggttagcatcacagtatctaactacctgagtattttcctcaaaattgagggaaccgcaaaaattctgttccctcgccacatttctggcaattttgcaatattttcaaaaaaaaaattgcaaaaattgcgggtagttagattctgtttttcgaaattttcattaagaaattcaatttatttgaatgaaatgacaccttaaGGTGCGTTTATGATTGTCCGTAACTCTTATGGCttgttacagaaaagtaaaaattttttacttttctgtaattttctttgttcttttctgtaaaacaaaaagttacAGTTACGGACAACGTGAACTACACCAtaacaatttttgtattttacttttctgtagCAAACCGTAACTTTTATTACGGTTGATTACGGACAATCATGAACGCACCTTTATATACgtatatcgagtttactccttgtcaaaagccAGGGAGAAATGGGTGTAATGCTGGAAATACCAGATATGAGCGCAGGCCCTGTGATGCTTCTAACAGAGAATTGGAATTTCTTCTAGAAAACATCAAGAGGTCAACAATTGGTGagtgtatgtttttttattcacagagaTGCCTCGAGTAACTTGATACTTATTTTGCATTAAATGTTGCTCATACGatataaaaatcaaactcttgAGATAGCTGTGAGAAGGTTACGAATTTGACGTACCTATCTTTCACTTCGATCATCATTCAGCCTTGTAAAGAATCACTTCAATTCGAATcgtaataggtatttatttatttaattcaattattACTAAGAAaagtgaaagtgaaaaattctacaACCATCACCTCGTACCCACTTaacattaaaaataatcttTATGCCAAACTACGAGTGCTTGAGCATTATCACGACGATTTACACGCTCGAAGAAGCAGGCTCGGCAACATACTGGTCGAAAGCTGCTTGTTTCTCATTAGCTTTCTTGGTAGAATCTGCGGCCAAAGTGCCAAAAGTTTTTGCTCCAGTTTCTGCCAAAGATCCGACCAGGAATTTACCTCTCTTCAGGCCTTCATCGACCAAACCATCGACATTGGATTTAATTTGACCGACGATAGGAATACCTTGTATACGTCCCGTCAATACTCTATTTACGCCGACTATATTTCCTGCTGTATCGTACACTAAATCTGAGACCTTCCCTATGTTCTTACTGGCGTCAGAAAGCACAGTTAAAAGCACAGCATCGCCTCCTCGTAACGCGATACCCAAGGGGTCGAGTTCGAGGATTTTTCTAGCTCTTGGAAAATAATCTCCTACACCTTGATCAAAAACTGTAACGACTTTTGAACCTCTTTGTATCGCTTGCGTGGTTACCTTGTTTAATTCGTTGGTCCACATTTTGCTGGCTTTTTCTTCGTCTGTGAAATATTGATAAGCTGCTTCGTAGAATTTCCCGGCTagagtgtttttattttcattcgcgGCGGTTTTCAGTTCCTGGAttaattcttttcttttcttcggATCGGTGATGTTTTCTATTTGCTCGCCTAGTTTGATGGGGTCGCTTTTATTGGTAAGTTGATCGACGGAAGGGATGATTTCGTTGAGGGAGGCTTCTGATGATGTCAAGTTTTCATCCAGATGTGATTTCGTTTGCTTTGCCAGATCTGTAGATTCGGTTTGTAGTTTTTCTGGGATGTCTGTTAATGGACTGTTCAAGTCTCGGGCTTTGGCTACGGTTACCTGAAAAGTTACATTTTGAGTTGATAAACCAAATTTATAGAGAGCTTCGGTaggtgaaattaaaattaaaagatcgttttttttttgtttattaacTTCGTAAAAACCGAAAGAATTAAATTTAAACTTCGTtgttctcttgaaaaaaaaaaatcagtggtcgaattaccaaaaaaaaaaaaaaatatatggttTTCTTACCACCCAACTCAGGCAACCGAGAAAAATCAACTGTGTTGTCTTCATATTGTCTTcaccttacgaaaaaaaaactcgaaactgtaaaaaattcacaacaaaTGTGATCGCTATAGCGAACTTGTCTGCATTATATAGAAAAATCGAGGCATCGATTTTGCGTTCATTTTTGTGATAAACGACTATTCTAATTTATTTCGAGGAACACATGCggtataatttctttttcaaaacaacaaatcaattacgagtatttttcctaTTCCTGCATATGCGAGTACATAAGGTGTGTTGGCGTAAAGAGTTCGGTGTAATGAAAGAGTGATCTAGTCATAACTTTGGTCGTAAACATGACAATATATCGTCAAATTGACGTTAAACAACAGTTTTTTGCGTTATTCGTAATCATCTGTGGATAGATGACGAAGTTTCCTTTGTGAGATGGTGTAGGTCTGggtgttttaattttcattgtGTGTTTACCAGGGTCACAAAGAGTTTGAACTCGCAATTTTGGCTTTAAAGTCTTGCgatatttattttctttgttAGATACATATTAAATTTCCATGTGGAAAATGGTCGAAATCATTTACAGTAgaacaaatatgtacattatCAGTTTGATGTAAAAAACTTGAGTCGCTGAAACCTGCTATTCAAGCAAGAATATTCGATgtatttacgagtatttcttCTGATTATGCATGAATTTGAATTCTCTGAGTGTTTTTTGCCATCATTTTATAAGgataaaaaactgaaagaaatcaacaattttgtgtcttttgagaaatttttcaaacttgagcGAATAGATGTACTTTGTCTAGAACTAACCTGAGGTTTGCAAATGTCaccatttcgagccattctggaacctgcAGAGTGATTTctgtttgcttcaaaattgaaattagttgagAAGTATTATGGACCTGTTTGAAgagtttgttgatattttgattgattttcagtCGGACTTTTCGagtttgaatgcattttttcgattgtacATACATTATACCTACTCATTAGGCAGGTGAACGATTAACcagaactcaatttttggacgtctgaaataattttcgagcgttctggagaaatttaaaaattctgctcCAGAATTTCaggttgaaaataattatttatattttgtacaaGGGAGTTGATATAAATGCCACGAttaatatttcttcatttttaatcaatatttttttttttttttttagtatataAATCGTCGAATATcctaatcaattttggattttcaaatactggtcaagaattgaaaaatcaatttgatgaGCTAAAATTTTAGTTATTGA
This region of Planococcus citri chromosome 5, ihPlaCitr1.1, whole genome shotgun sequence genomic DNA includes:
- the LOC135848250 gene encoding uncharacterized protein LOC135848250, whose amino-acid sequence is MKTTQLIFLGCLSWVVTVAKARDLNSPLTDIPEKLQTESTDLAKQTKSHLDENLTSSEASLNEIIPSVDQLTNKSDPIKLGEQIENITDPKKRKELIQELKTAANENKNTLAGKFYEAAYQYFTDEEKASKMWTNELNKVTTQAIQRGSKVVTVFDQGVGDYFPRARKILELDPLGIALRGGDAVLLTVLSDASKNIGKVSDLVYDTAGNIVGVNRVLTGRIQGIPIVGQIKSNVDGLVDEGLKRGKFLVGSLAETGAKTFGTLAADSTKKANEKQAAFDQYVAEPASSSV